In Oryza brachyantha chromosome 1, ObraRS2, whole genome shotgun sequence, the following are encoded in one genomic region:
- the LOC102721691 gene encoding NAD(P)H-quinone oxidoreductase subunit N, chloroplastic: MWSAAARTVSPLPAASPTQQRRGVGSLPSSSARVGTGRPSTAAARAGLRDFVGGDLVRPDLGRWLEDVEKHKSLAIYPPHEGGYEGRYLSRLSYQGYYFLDLSARGLGDPETTLTKIHPVCPPSLGRQPVARWYFPPEVDYRLSLLHPDAKGLVVCVMEAKVLSKAELQFLAILPDIRPKVRVIAECGNWRKFVWKPLKQIAGLEPDPDAEE, encoded by the exons AtgtggtcggcggcggcgcgcacggtgtccccgctgccggcggcgtcgcccaCGCAGCAGCGACGCGGAGTGGGGtcgttgccgtcgtcgtcggcgcgggTGGGAACGGGCCGgccgagcacggcggcggcgcgggctgggcTGCGGGACTTCGTGGGAGGGGACCTGGTGCGGCCGGACCTGGGGCGGTGGCTGGAGGACGTGGAGAAGCACAAGTCCCTGGCCATCTACCCGCCGCACGAGGGCGGCTACGAGGGCCGCTACCTCAGCCGCCTCAGCTACCAGGGCTACTACTTCCTCGACCTCTCCGCCCGCGGCCTCGGCGACCCCGAGACCACCCTCACCAAGATCCACCCCGTCTGCCCG CCTAGCCTCGGGAGGCAGCCGGTGGCGAGGTGGTACTTCCCGCCGGAGGTGGACTACAGGCTCAGCTTGCTGCACCCGGACGCCAAGGGCCTCGTCGTCTGCGTCATGGAAGCCAAG GTTCTCTCCAAGGCTGAGCTGCAGTTCCTCGCCATTCTCCCTGACATCCGCCCTAAAGTCAGGGTGATCGCCGAATGCGGAAACTG GAGGAAATTTGTTTGGAAGCCTCTGAAGCAAATCGCAGGCCTTGAGCCGGACCCTGACGCAGAGGAATGA
- the LOC102721973 gene encoding amino acid permease 4-like — MGENVVGRYYYPASAAAMDGVELGRAAAGSKLVDDDGRPKRNGTMWTASSHIITAVIGSGVLSLGWAIAQLGWVAGPAVMVLFSLVTYYTSALLADCYRSGDQTSGKRNYTYMDAVNANLSGFKVKICGFLQYANIVGVAIGYTIAASISMMAIGRANCFHKKGHANPCNVSSVPYMAIFGVAEVLFSQIPDFDQISWLSMLAAVMSFTYSVIGLSLGIVQVVANGGFKGSLTGISIGVVTPMDKVWRSLQAFGDIAFAYSYSLILIEIQDTIRAPPPSEATVMKRATVVSVAVTTVFYMLCGSMGYAAFGDDAPGNLLTGFGFYEPFWLLDIANAAIVVHLVGAYQVFCQPLFAFVEKWAAQRWPESPYITREVEVRLSPSRRYKLSLFRSTWRTAFVVATTVVSMLLPFFNDVVGFLGALGFWPLTVYFPVEMYVVQKKVPRWSTQWVCLQMLSVGCLVISIAAAAGSIAGIMSDLKVYRPF; from the exons ATGGGGGAGAACGTGGTCGGCAGGTACTACTacccggcgtcggcggccgccATGGACGGCGTGGAgctcggccgcgccgccgccggctccaaGCTCGTGGACGACGATGGCCGCCCCAAGCGCAACG GGACGATGTGGACGGCGAGCTCGCACATCATCACGGCGGTGATCGGGTCGGGGGTGCTGTCGCTGGGGTGGGCCATCGCGCAGCTCGGCTGGGTGGCGGGGCCGGCCGTCATGGTGCTCTTCTCCCTCGTCACCTACTACACCTCCGCCCTGCTCGCCGACTGCTACCGCTCCGGCGACCAGACCTCCGGCAAGCGCAACTACACCTACATGGACGCCGTCAATGCCAACCTAA GTGGGTTCAAGGTCAAGATCTGTGGGTTCCTGCAGTACGCGAACATCGTCGGCGTCGCCATCGGTTacaccatcgccgcctccatcAGCATGATGGCGATCGGGAGGGCCAACTGCTTCCACAAGAAGGGGCACGCCAACCCGTGCAACGTCTCCAGCGTGCCCTACATGGCCATCTTCGGCGTCGCCGAGGTCTTGTTCTCGCAGATCCCCGACTTCGACCAGATCTCCTGGCTCTCcatgctcgccgccgtcatgTCGTTCACCTACTCCGTCATCGGCCTCAGCCTCGGCATCGTCCAAGTCGTCG CGAACGGAGGCTTCAAGGGCAGCCTCACCGGGATCAGCATCGGCGTGGTGACGCCGATGGACAAGGTGTGGCGGAGCCTGCAGGCGTTCGGCGACATCGCGTTCGCCTACTCCTACTCGCTCATCCTCATCGAGATCCAGGACACCatccgggcgccgccgccgtcggaggCAACGGTGATGAAGCGCGCCACGGTGGTGAGCGTGGCGGTGACCACGGTGTTCTACATGCTCTGCGGCAGCATGGGGTACGCGGCgttcggcgacgacgcgccgGGGAACCTCCTCACCGGGTTCGGCTTCTACGAGCCCTTCTGGCTCCTCGACATCGCCAacgccgccatcgtcgtccACCTCGTCGGCGCCTACCAGGTGTTCTGCCAGCCGCTCTTCGCCTTCGTCGAGAAGTGGGCGGCGCAGAGGTGGCCGGAGTCGCCGTACATCACCAGGGAGGTCGAGGTGCGGCTCTCCCCGTCGAGGCGGTACAAGCTGAGCCTCTTCCGGTCGACGTGGCGCACGGcgttcgtcgtcgccaccacgGTGGTGTCCATGCTGCTGCCCTTCTTCAACGACGTGGTGGGCTTCCTCGGCGCGCTCGGCTTCTGGCCGCTCACCGTCTACTTCCCCGTGGAGATGTACGTGGTGCAGAAGAAGGTGCCACGGTGGAGCACTCAGTGGGTGTGCCTCCAGATGCTCAGCGTCGGCTGCCTCGTcatctccatcgccgccgccgcgggctccATCGCCGGCATCATGTCGGATCTCAAGGTGTACCGCCCGTTCTAG